In Dioscorea cayenensis subsp. rotundata cultivar TDr96_F1 chromosome 11, TDr96_F1_v2_PseudoChromosome.rev07_lg8_w22 25.fasta, whole genome shotgun sequence, a single genomic region encodes these proteins:
- the LOC120271676 gene encoding protein ALP1-like translates to MVSSFRSRNGFPTQNVLAVVDFDLNFTYVLAGWEESAHDSMVLRDALQRPNDLKVPQGKCFLVDAGYATRPGFIAPFRGVRYHLKEFGSHIHETPKELFNHRYSSAWTSVERAFGSLKSQYKILTSRPFFPYSTQVDLVIACCNLHNIIIRHGGDRLIPSEGEWEQEMRVHTSRRGQHEDVRE, encoded by the exons ATGGTTTCATCTTTTCGTAGTAGAAATGGTTTTCCAACACAAAATGTGCTCGCCGTAGTAGATTTTGATCTTAACTTCACTTATGTGCTTGCTGGTTGGGAAGAGTCAGCACATGACTCGATGGTCTTGCGTGATGCTTTACAAAGACCCAATGATCTTAAAGTGCCACAAG GAAAATGTTTCCTCGTCGACGCAGGATATGCTACAAGACCTGGATTTATAGCACCTTTTAGAGGTGTTAGATATCACTTGAAGGAATTCGGGTCACATATTCATGAAACCCCTAAGGAGTTGTTTAACCATAGGTATTCGTCAGCGTGGACTTCAGTTGAACGTGCATTTGGGTCTTTGAAAAGTCAGTATAAGATTCTCACATCTAGGCCCTTCTTTCCATATAGTACCCAAGTTGACCTAGTGATTGCATGTTGCAATCttcacaatattattattagacatGGTGGTGATAGATTGATACCCTCTGAGGGGGAATGGGAACAAGAAATGAGAGTTCATACTTCGAGGAGAGGGCAACATGAAGATGTTAGAGAGTGA
- the LOC120271677 gene encoding putative F-box/kelch-repeat protein At3g17570, with protein MLADNLDLLLEVLSLLPTRSLIRFKSVCKRWHLVISDPYFIKIHTNRCNPYAMSGFRFSNQEVDRCYLLGGAHASASASAPDLFSLSILKDDAESLKVVGNYRLYCCRSFYALLICPLMLSRSELVYEFIYIFNPVTKQFKRIPYVDPERYFSDIILTPDHKVIMFSTHFIHYYDADIRMYIPDTQSWKTLYSFGYHKKSRNFESIFIQRKGIFLNGTVYQVMEYETIPETTLKFPFCRKLYIFSFNLESLSAQKLLLPLDFYQENLYFGEIQGHLHLIMQQSIFDFVFHIMEIKEDFSGWNFLHCIGLSPIHVALGEREEDYELFLTLVIPRYWPAYTCGLTKIFSYNIVSNTYREIQEVSNEEEGRYGGYYGAFRIKTYYPMLTTP; from the coding sequence ATGTTGGCGGACAACCTCGACCTTTTGTTGGAGGTACTCTCCCTGCTTCCAACACGATCCCTGATCAGATTCAAAAGTGTTTGCAAGCGATGGCATTTGGTCATCTCAGATCCgtattttatcaaaatacacACAAATCGTTGCAATCCTTATGCCATGTCAGGTTTTAGATTTTCAAATCAAGAGGTTGATCGTTGTTACTTGCTTGGAGGTGCACATGCTTCTGCATCAGCATCAGCCCCAGATCTCTTCTCCCTTTCTATCCTCAAAGATGATGCTGAAAGCTTGAAAGTTGTTGGTAACTACCGTCTTTATTGTTGCCGTTCTTTCTATGCTTTGCTCATTTGCCCACTTATGCTGAGCCGATCTGAGTTAGTATATGAGTTCATCTACATATTCAATCCTGTGACAAAACAATTCAAAAGAATTCCTTATGTTGACCCAGAACGGTATTTTTCAGATATCATTCTCACTCCTGATCATAAAGTCATAATGTTTTCAACTCATTTCATCCATTACTATGATGCTGATATCAGAATGTATATCCCAGACACTCAATCATGGAAGACCTTATATTCATTTGGATATCATAAAAAATCTCGAAATTTTGAATCAATCTTTATCCAAAGAAAAGGAATATTTTTGAATGGAACAGTTTATCAGGTAATGGAATATGAGACCATACCTGAGACAACCCTCAAATTTCCCTTTTGCCGCAAACTATACATATTCTCTTTCAACTTGGAAAGTTTGTCAGCACAAAAACTACTACTTCCTCTTGATTTTTATCAAGAAAATCTATATTTTGGAGAGATCCAAGGTCATTTGCACTTGATTATGCAACAGAgcatatttgattttgtttttcatataatGGAGATCAAAGAAGACTTTTCTGGATGGAATTTCTTGCATTGCATTGGACTTTCACCGATACATGTAGCTTTgggagaaagagaagaagactaTGAGTTGTTCTTAACGTTGGTTATTCCCAGATATTGGCCTGCATACACATGCGGCcttactaaaattttttcatacaaTATTGTCAGTAACACCTACCGGGAAATACAGGAAGTTTCAAACGAAGAAGAAGGGCGTTATGGAGGGTATTATGGAGCTTTTCGTATCAAGACATATTATCCCATGCTAACCACTCCATGA